One stretch of Chiroxiphia lanceolata isolate bChiLan1 chromosome 1, bChiLan1.pri, whole genome shotgun sequence DNA includes these proteins:
- the RECK gene encoding reversion-inducing cysteine-rich protein with Kazal motifs isoform X3, with amino-acid sequence MREVWGCINSSLPGVLKKSDGWVGLGCCELAIAVECRQACKQASAKNDVLKVCRKEYEEVGQYGLKENVRGKNALFSCINRNEMGSVCCSYAGHHTNCREYCQAIFRTDSSPGPSQIKAVENYCASISPQLIHCVNNYTQSYPMRNPTDSLYCCDRAEDYACQTACKRILMSMKTELEIVDGLIEGCKTMPLPQDPLWQCFLESSRSVHPGVTVHPPPSTGLDGAKLHCCSKANSSTCRELCTKLYSTSWGNSQSWQEFDRFCEYNAVEVSMLTCLADVREPCQLGCRNLTYCTNFNNRPTELFRSCNTQSDQGAMNDMKLWEKGSIKMPFISIPVLDIKKCQPEMWKAIACSLQIKPCHSKSRGSIICKSDCVEILKKCGDHNKFPEGHSAESICELLSPTDDLENCIPLDTYLSPSSLGNIVEDVTHPCNPNPCAANQLCEVNRKGCQSGELCLPYLCVPGCKLGEASDFIVRQGTLIQVPSSAGDVGCYKICTCGHSGLLENCMEMRCVDLQKSCIVGGQRKSHGTSFNIDCNVCSCFAGNLICSTRQCLTEHSSEDERQKFTGLPCNCVDQFVPVCGQNGRTYPSACIARCVGLQDNQFEFGSCISKDPCNPNPCNKNQRCIPKKQVCLTSFEKFECSQHECVPRQLNCDQTRDPVCDTDNVEYSNLCTLYQKGKSLAYRGPCQPFCKSVEPVCGHNGETYSSVCAAYSDRVAVDYHGHCQAVGVLSDYGFHMECAFVKCPQLSATGCKPVIAPGACCPLCAGMLRILYDKDKLDNFARVTNKKPITVLDILEKIRLHVSVPQCDVFGYLSIESEIVILIIPVDQNPKPLQIEACNKEAEKIESLINSDSPTLASHVPLSALIASQVQVSFSISSPSVQVVPVLHSLFLSLLFTLSALIYYI; translated from the exons aaTGCTCTCTTTAGTTGTATtaacagaaatgaaa TGGGGTCAGTCTGTTGCAGTTACGCAGGTCATCACACAAACTGCCGGGAATATTGCCAAGCAATTTTTCGGACAGACTCTTCTCCTGGTCCTTCACAAATTAAAGCAGTTGAAAATTACTGTGCATCTATTAGCCCTCAGCTTATACACTGTGTGAACAACTATACACAGTCATATCCAATGAGAAATCCTACAGATA GTTTGTATTGCTGTGATAGAGCAGAAGACTATGCGTGTCAAACTGCttgtaaaagaattttaatgtCAATGAAAACAGAGCTTGAAATTGTTGATGGACTTATAGAAGGCTGTAAAACAATGCCCCTCCCTCAGGATCCACTTTGGCAATGTTTTCTTGAGAGTTCAAGATCTGTTCACCCAGGAGTCACTGTGCACCCTCCACCTTCAACAGGCCTCGATGGAGCCAAGCTCCATTGCTGTTCTAAAGCAAATTCTTCCACATGTAG agagctCTGCACTAAGCTTTATAGCACGAGCTGGGGCAATTCACAGAGCTGGCAAGAATTTGATCGCTTTTGTGAGTATAATGCAGTTGAAGTTTCCATGTTGACCTGTTTAGCAGATGTACGAGAACCTTGTCAGCTGGGCTGTAGAAATCTTACTTACTGCACTAATTTTAATAACAG gccaACAGAACTTTTTAGGAGCTGCAATACTCAGTCAGACCAGGGAGCCATGAATGACATGAAGCTATGGGAAAAAGGAAGTATTAAGATGCCATTTATAAGTATTCCTGTGCTTGATATTAAAAAATGCCAGCCAGAAATGTGGAAGGCAATTGCCTGCTCGCTGCAGATTAAACCTTGCCACAGCAAATCTAGAGGAAGTATTATCTGCAA ATCAGATTGTGTGGAAATACTGAAGAAGTGTGGAGATCATAATAAATTCCCTGAAGGTCACTCAGCTGAGAGTATTTGTGAGCTCTTATCTCCAACAGATGACTTGGAGAACTGTATACCATTGGATACTTACCTGA GCCCAAGTTCTTTAGGTAACATTGTAGAAGATGTTACACATCCATGTAATCCAAATCCATGTGCAGCTAATCAGTTATGTGAAGTCAATAGAAAAGGATGTCAATCTGGAGAGCTGTGTCTTCCATATTTGTGCGTGCCAG GCTGCAAACTGGGAGAAGCCTCAGATTTTATTGTCCGCCAAGGTACGCTTATCCAAGTGCCATCCTCAGCTGGTGATGTTGGTTGTTACAAGATTTGTACCTGTGGACACAGTGGATTGCTAGAAAACTGCATGGAAATGCGTTGTGTTGATCTACAAAAATCATGCATTGTTGGAGgacaaagaaaaa gcCATGGAACATCCTTTAATATAGATTGCAATGTCTGTTCATGTTTTGCTGGAAACTTGATTTGTTCTACTCGTCAGTGCCTAACTGAGCATAGTTCAGAGGACGAACGTCAGAAGTTTACAG GTTTACCATGTAACTGTGTGGATCAGTTTGTGCCAGTGTGTGGTCAAAATGGACGCACGTACCCAAGCGCATGTATAGCTCGTTGTGTTGGGCTCCAGGACAATCAGTTTGAATTTGGATCGTGTATTTCCAAGGATCCTTGTAACCCTAACCCTTGTAATAAAAATCAGAG GTGCATACCGAAGAAACAAGTTTGCTTGACTAGTTTTGAAAAGTTCGAATGTAGCCAACATGAATGTGTGCCAAGGCAGTTAAATTGTGACCAGACACGAGATCCTGTTTGTGACACAGACAATGTGGAATACAGTAACTTGTGTACTCTGtaccaaaagggaaaaagtttAGCATACCGAGGACCATGCCAG CCATTTTGCAAGTCAGTGGAGCCTGTGTGTGGACACAATGGAGAAACCTACAGCAGCGTCTGTGCTGCCTATTCCGACCGCGTGGCTGTGGATTATCACGGACACTGCCAGGCTGTGGGGGTGCTCTCGGACTATGGCTTCCATATGGAGTGTGCCTTTGTGAAGTGTCCCCAGCTTTCTGCCACTGGCTGCAAACCAGTCATTGCACCAG GAGCCTGCTGTCCACTATGTGCCGGAATGCTGAGAATCTTATATGACAAAGACAAGCTGGATAATTTTGCAAGG gtaacaaataaaaaacctatAACAGTACTTGACATTCTTGAAAAAATCCGCCTGCATGTGTCAGTGCCACAGTGTGATGTGTTTGGATATTTAAGCATAGAATCCGAAATTGTGATTCTCATCATTCCTGTGGATCAGAACCCCAAGCCATTGCAG attGAAGCCTGCaataaagaagcagaaaagataGAGTCACTGATAAATTCAGACAGTCCAACATTAGCATCACACGTGCCGCTGTCAGCTCTAATTGCATCTCAAGTACAAGTTTCGTTTAGCATTTCTTCTCCATCTGTTCAAGTGGTGCCTGTTCTGCACTCCCTGTTCCTAAGCCTTTTATTTACCTTATCAGcattaatatattatatataa
- the RECK gene encoding reversion-inducing cysteine-rich protein with Kazal motifs isoform X4, which yields MGSVCCSYAGHHTNCREYCQAIFRTDSSPGPSQIKAVENYCASISPQLIHCVNNYTQSYPMRNPTDSLYCCDRAEDYACQTACKRILMSMKTELEIVDGLIEGCKTMPLPQDPLWQCFLESSRSVHPGVTVHPPPSTGLDGAKLHCCSKANSSTCRELCTKLYSTSWGNSQSWQEFDRFCEYNAVEVSMLTCLADVREPCQLGCRNLTYCTNFNNRPTELFRSCNTQSDQGAMNDMKLWEKGSIKMPFISIPVLDIKKCQPEMWKAIACSLQIKPCHSKSRGSIICKSDCVEILKKCGDHNKFPEGHSAESICELLSPTDDLENCIPLDTYLSPSSLGNIVEDVTHPCNPNPCAANQLCEVNRKGCQSGELCLPYLCVPGCKLGEASDFIVRQGTLIQVPSSAGDVGCYKICTCGHSGLLENCMEMRCVDLQKSCIVGGQRKSHGTSFNIDCNVCSCFAGNLICSTRQCLTEHSSEDERQKFTGLPCNCVDQFVPVCGQNGRTYPSACIARCVGLQDNQFEFGSCISKDPCNPNPCNKNQRCIPKKQVCLTSFEKFECSQHECVPRQLNCDQTRDPVCDTDNVEYSNLCTLYQKGKSLAYRGPCQPFCKSVEPVCGHNGETYSSVCAAYSDRVAVDYHGHCQAVGVLSDYGFHMECAFVKCPQLSATGCKPVIAPGACCPLCAGMLRILYDKDKLDNFARVTNKKPITVLDILEKIRLHVSVPQCDVFGYLSIESEIVILIIPVDQNPKPLQIEACNKEAEKIESLINSDSPTLASHVPLSALIASQVQVSFSISSPSVQVVPVLHSLFLSLLFTLSALIYYI from the exons a TGGGGTCAGTCTGTTGCAGTTACGCAGGTCATCACACAAACTGCCGGGAATATTGCCAAGCAATTTTTCGGACAGACTCTTCTCCTGGTCCTTCACAAATTAAAGCAGTTGAAAATTACTGTGCATCTATTAGCCCTCAGCTTATACACTGTGTGAACAACTATACACAGTCATATCCAATGAGAAATCCTACAGATA GTTTGTATTGCTGTGATAGAGCAGAAGACTATGCGTGTCAAACTGCttgtaaaagaattttaatgtCAATGAAAACAGAGCTTGAAATTGTTGATGGACTTATAGAAGGCTGTAAAACAATGCCCCTCCCTCAGGATCCACTTTGGCAATGTTTTCTTGAGAGTTCAAGATCTGTTCACCCAGGAGTCACTGTGCACCCTCCACCTTCAACAGGCCTCGATGGAGCCAAGCTCCATTGCTGTTCTAAAGCAAATTCTTCCACATGTAG agagctCTGCACTAAGCTTTATAGCACGAGCTGGGGCAATTCACAGAGCTGGCAAGAATTTGATCGCTTTTGTGAGTATAATGCAGTTGAAGTTTCCATGTTGACCTGTTTAGCAGATGTACGAGAACCTTGTCAGCTGGGCTGTAGAAATCTTACTTACTGCACTAATTTTAATAACAG gccaACAGAACTTTTTAGGAGCTGCAATACTCAGTCAGACCAGGGAGCCATGAATGACATGAAGCTATGGGAAAAAGGAAGTATTAAGATGCCATTTATAAGTATTCCTGTGCTTGATATTAAAAAATGCCAGCCAGAAATGTGGAAGGCAATTGCCTGCTCGCTGCAGATTAAACCTTGCCACAGCAAATCTAGAGGAAGTATTATCTGCAA ATCAGATTGTGTGGAAATACTGAAGAAGTGTGGAGATCATAATAAATTCCCTGAAGGTCACTCAGCTGAGAGTATTTGTGAGCTCTTATCTCCAACAGATGACTTGGAGAACTGTATACCATTGGATACTTACCTGA GCCCAAGTTCTTTAGGTAACATTGTAGAAGATGTTACACATCCATGTAATCCAAATCCATGTGCAGCTAATCAGTTATGTGAAGTCAATAGAAAAGGATGTCAATCTGGAGAGCTGTGTCTTCCATATTTGTGCGTGCCAG GCTGCAAACTGGGAGAAGCCTCAGATTTTATTGTCCGCCAAGGTACGCTTATCCAAGTGCCATCCTCAGCTGGTGATGTTGGTTGTTACAAGATTTGTACCTGTGGACACAGTGGATTGCTAGAAAACTGCATGGAAATGCGTTGTGTTGATCTACAAAAATCATGCATTGTTGGAGgacaaagaaaaa gcCATGGAACATCCTTTAATATAGATTGCAATGTCTGTTCATGTTTTGCTGGAAACTTGATTTGTTCTACTCGTCAGTGCCTAACTGAGCATAGTTCAGAGGACGAACGTCAGAAGTTTACAG GTTTACCATGTAACTGTGTGGATCAGTTTGTGCCAGTGTGTGGTCAAAATGGACGCACGTACCCAAGCGCATGTATAGCTCGTTGTGTTGGGCTCCAGGACAATCAGTTTGAATTTGGATCGTGTATTTCCAAGGATCCTTGTAACCCTAACCCTTGTAATAAAAATCAGAG GTGCATACCGAAGAAACAAGTTTGCTTGACTAGTTTTGAAAAGTTCGAATGTAGCCAACATGAATGTGTGCCAAGGCAGTTAAATTGTGACCAGACACGAGATCCTGTTTGTGACACAGACAATGTGGAATACAGTAACTTGTGTACTCTGtaccaaaagggaaaaagtttAGCATACCGAGGACCATGCCAG CCATTTTGCAAGTCAGTGGAGCCTGTGTGTGGACACAATGGAGAAACCTACAGCAGCGTCTGTGCTGCCTATTCCGACCGCGTGGCTGTGGATTATCACGGACACTGCCAGGCTGTGGGGGTGCTCTCGGACTATGGCTTCCATATGGAGTGTGCCTTTGTGAAGTGTCCCCAGCTTTCTGCCACTGGCTGCAAACCAGTCATTGCACCAG GAGCCTGCTGTCCACTATGTGCCGGAATGCTGAGAATCTTATATGACAAAGACAAGCTGGATAATTTTGCAAGG gtaacaaataaaaaacctatAACAGTACTTGACATTCTTGAAAAAATCCGCCTGCATGTGTCAGTGCCACAGTGTGATGTGTTTGGATATTTAAGCATAGAATCCGAAATTGTGATTCTCATCATTCCTGTGGATCAGAACCCCAAGCCATTGCAG attGAAGCCTGCaataaagaagcagaaaagataGAGTCACTGATAAATTCAGACAGTCCAACATTAGCATCACACGTGCCGCTGTCAGCTCTAATTGCATCTCAAGTACAAGTTTCGTTTAGCATTTCTTCTCCATCTGTTCAAGTGGTGCCTGTTCTGCACTCCCTGTTCCTAAGCCTTTTATTTACCTTATCAGcattaatatattatatataa